A single region of the Glycine max cultivar Williams 82 chromosome 20, Glycine_max_v4.0, whole genome shotgun sequence genome encodes:
- the LOC100819853 gene encoding isoflavone-7-O-methyltransferase 6-like, which produces MASMNNQKEIELFEGQSLLYMQLYGHLRPMCLKWAVQLGIPDIIQNHAKPISLSDLVSTLQIPPANAAFVQRFMRFLAHNGIFEIHESQEDHELTYALTPASKLLVNSSDHCLSPMVLAFTDPLRNVKYHHLGEWIRGEDPSVFETAHGTSAWGLLEKNPEYFSLFNEAMASDSRIVDLALKNCTSVFEGLDSMVDVGGGTGTTARIICDAFPKLKCVVLDLPHVVENLTGTNNLSFVGGDMFNSIPQADAVLLKWVLHNWTDENCIKILQKCRDSISSKGNSGKVIIIDAVINEKLDDPDMTQTKLSLDIIMLTMNGRERTEKEWKQLFIEAGFKHYKIFPIFGFRSLIEVYP; this is translated from the exons ATGGCTTCAATGAATAACCAAAAAGAAATTGAGCTCTTTGAGGGCCAATCTCTTCTGTACATGCAGCTATATGGGCACCTAAGACCTATGTGTCTTAAGTGGGCTGTTCAACTAGGTATTCCAGACATAATACAGAACCATGCCAAACCCATTTCTCTTTCTGACTTGGTCTCTACTCTTCAAATTCCACCAGCTAACGCTGCTTTTGTGCAGCGGTTCATGCGCTTCTTGGCACACAATGGAATCTTTGAGATCCATGAGAGCCAAGAAGATCATGAACTAACATATGCTCTAACCCCTGCATCAAAGCTTCTTGTCAATAGTAGTGATCATTGTCTATCTCCAATGGTTCTAGCGTTTACCGATCCACTTCGGAACGTTAAATACCATCACTTGGGGGAATGGATTCGTGGGGAGGACCCCTCAGTATTTGAGACAGCCCACGGAACAAGCGCTTGGGGACTTCTTGAGAAAAATCCTGAATATTTTAGTCTCTTCAATGAGGCTATGGCAAGTGATTCCCGAATAGTAGACTTGGCACTCAAAAATTGCACTTCAGTTTTTGAGGGGCTAGATTCCATGGTGGATGTTGGTGGTGGAACTGGAACCACGGCCAGAATTATCTGTGACGCATTTCCTAAGTTGAAATGTGTTGTGCTTGACCTTCCTCATGTTGTAGAGAACTTGACAGGGACCAATAATTTGAGTTTTGTTGGTGGTGACATGTTCAACTCTATCCCTCAAGCTGATGCAGTGCTACTAAAG TGGGTTTTACATAATTGGACCGACGAAAATTGCATAAAGATCCTGCAAAAGTGTAGAGATTCTATTTCAAGCAAAGGCAACAGTGGAAAAGTGATTATCATAGATGCCGTAATAAATGAGAAGCTAGATGACCCGGATATGACACAAACAAAGCTTAGTTTGGACATTATTATGTTGACGATGAATGGAAGAGAGAGAACGGAAAAAGAATGGAAACAACTCTTCATCGAAGCAGGATTCAAACACTACAAAATATTTCCCATCTTTGGTTTTAGATCTCTGATTGAGGTCTATCCTTGA
- the LOC100818947 gene encoding isoflavone-7-O-methyltransferase 6, with protein sequence MSSMDNQKAMELFEGQSLLYMQLYGHLRPMCLKWAVQLGIPDIIQNHAKPITVSDLVSTLQISPSKAGFVQQFMRFLAHDGIFDIRESQDDHELAYALTPASKLLVSCSDHCLSPMVRMNTDPLLMTTYHHFGEWIRGEDPTVHETAFGTSFWGLLEKNPTQMSLFNEAMASDSRMVDLALKNCTSVFEGLDSMVDVGGGTGTTAKIICEAFPKLKCVVLDLPHVVENLTGTNNLSFVGGDMFNSFPQTDAVLLKWVLHNWNDENCIKILKKCKDSISSKGNKGKVIIIDIIINEKLDDPDMTRTKLSLDIVMSTMNGRERSEKEWKQMFIEAGFKHCKIFPIFGFRSLIELYP encoded by the exons ATGTCTTCCATGGATAACCAAAAAGCAATGGAACTCTTTGAGGGCCAATCTCTTTTGTACATGCAGCTATACGGGCACCTAAGACCTATGTGTCTTAAGTGGGCTGTTCAActag GTATTCCAGACATAATACAGAACCATGCCAAACCCATTACAGTTTCTGACTTGGTTTCTACTCTTCAAATTTCACCATCTAAGGCTGGTTTTGTGCAGCAGTTCATGCGCTTTTTGGCACACGATGGAATCTTTGATATCCGTGAGAGCCAAGATGATCATGAATTAGCATATGCTCTAACCCCTGCATCAAAGCTTCTAGTTAGTTGCAGTGACCACTGTTTATCTCCAATGGTTCGGATGAATACTGATCCACTTCTGATGACTACATACCATCACTTTGGGGAATGGATTCGTGGGGAAGACCCCACAGTACATGAGACAGCCTTCGGAACAAGCTTTTGGGGACTTCTTGAGAAAAACCCTACACAAATGAGTCTCTTCAATGAGGCTATGGCAAGTGATTCCCGAATGGTAGACTTGGCACTCAAAAATTGCACTTCAGTTTTTGAAGGGCTAGATTCCATGGTGGATGTTGGTGGTGGAACTGGAACCACAGCCAAAATTATCTGTGAGGCATTTCCGAAGTTGAAATGTGTTGTGCTTGACCTTCCTCATGTTGTAGAAAACTTGACAGGAACCAATAATTTGAGTTTTGTCGGTGGTGATATGTTCAACTCTTTCCCTCAAACTGATGCAGTTCTACTAAAg TGGGTTTTACATAATTGGAATGACGAAAATTGCATAAAGATCCTGAAAAAGTGTAAAGATTCTATTTCAAGCAAAGGCAACAAAGGAAAAGTGATTATCatagatataataataaatgagaaGCTAGATGATCCGGATATGACTCGAACAAAGCTTAGTTTGGATATAGTTATGTCGACTATGAATGGAAGAGAGCGAAGTGAAAAAGAATGGAAACAAATGTTCATTGAAGCGGGATTCAAACACTGCAAAATATTTCCCATCTTTGGTTTCAGATCTCTAATTGAGCTCTATCCTTAG
- the LOC100792875 gene encoding isoflavone-7-O-methyltransferase 6, whose amino-acid sequence MRFLAHNGIFDIHERQEDHEPTYALTSASKLLVSGSDHCLSPMVLLNTDQLLTSTYHQLGEWIRGEDLSVFETAYGTSGWRFFFEKNPEYFRLFNEAMASDSRIVDLALKNCTSVFEGLDPIVDVGGGTGTTARIICDAFPKLKNDCVMQIY is encoded by the coding sequence ATGCGCTTTTTGGCACACAATGGAATATTTGATATCCATGAGAGACAAGAAGATCATGAACCAACATATGCTCTCACCTCTGCTTCAAAGCTTCTTGTCAGTGGCAGTGATCACTGTTTATCTCCAATGGTTCTGTTGAATACTGATCAACTTCTGACGAGTACATACCATCAGTTGGGGGAGTGGATTCGAGGGGAGGACCTTTCAGTATTTGAGACAGCCTACGGAACAAGCGGttggagatttttttttgagaaaaaccctGAATATTTTAGGCTTTTCAATGAGGCTATGGCAAGTGATTCCCGAATAGTAGACTTGGCACTCAAAAATTGCACTTCAGTTTTTGAGGGGCTAGATCCCATCGTGGATGTTGGTGGTGGAACTGGAACCACGGCCAGAATTATCTGTGACGCATTTCCTAAGTTGAAAAATGATTGTGTGATGCAGATCTACTAA